The DNA region CGGCAGAAACTTTGTATTGCTTTCCACCATCCTCAATAATTGCATATGATGCCATGAGTCTGTAGACCTCCTATAAAAATATTATTAAACAACTTAGACTCACCTTGTCCGCAGAGCTAATCTTTAAAACGGATGTCGAGTGGTTGCAGTTTGTGAAATCCACAAACACAACAAAGTTATTTTACAGTATTTCAATAATAAATTCAAGCCCAACCTGCCAACCATTATCATATTATTGAATCATCTGATAAATTGTTTCAGCTGTTTTTTGATTAAGCCTTGGAATTGGCGCATTAGAGCTATCCGAATTATGATTACTCAATAGAATGACCATATTTTTCGCGTCATACGACGTATAAACAGTCGGTTCATACCCCATGATATTACCATGTAAGTAATAGCGATTGGCGAAACGCTGCCAATATAAGCCACCACTAAAGTCTGAACCCGCTGCTGGTTGTAACATTTGTTTAAATAAATCAGGTTGAATTAATTGTCCTGTCATTTCGTCAACCAGGTATCGATAAAATTGTGAATCGGTTAACGCGAGATTGCCAGTCCCGACTTCGCGCTCAAACATCAAGGCACTATCCGCATAAACATGATTGTCCTTGGCATCATAACCATGCGTTCGGGCATCAGATGCCAAAAAAGCCTGGTAATCTTTAAATTGATAATGATGTTTTTTGATGAAATAGTCATTAAATAACGTTTGATATGATTTACCTGACGTTTTTTGAATGATGCCGACTAAAATTGAATAATTAATGGCGCGATATTTCCAACTTGTGTAGCCATCATCAAGTACATGATTCACGTCATAATTGATATAATCATCAGCTGACATACTTGTCGTCGCGGAATTGGTTTGACGATAGCCCGTACTCATATTTAATAGCTGCAATACTGTTATTTGACTAGCACGTGGTAATTGCGGATAAAACACATCAATATGTTGGTTTAATGATAGCCGTCCTGCTCGAACCTCATTCATGACAAGAATTGCTGTCATATTCTTCATCACAGATGCAATTTGAAACAAACTATCCGTCGTGTTTAACTTTTTTTGATCTTGATCAGCATAGCCGTATGCTTGATGAAAGATTGGTCGACCATTTTTAACGATCAACGCTGTACCGGAATAATTAATACTTGTTAATGTCGTCTTAATTTTTTGACCTAGTGCATCGGTTGGCGGTATGCCTGGTACACTTTTAATGCTTTGATACTTAGAGCTAATCTGTTTGTGTGGTTGTTTAACATGTTGTGCCTTCTGATTCTGCACAACCTTTTTTGCCTGTTTTTGCCGTTGCAGTTGCCCAAGACCAAGTATCGACACAATTGCTACCATGATGACTCCAACTAAAATACAAAATCGTCGATAACGTCTAGCCTTTTTCGAACTCATAATGCCTCCATGTAATACACAATATATTATTATATGTAATTCATTACACTTAGAATACACTATCCGTCATACTTTGAACAGTAATAATGCCCAAAGAAAAAACCACGTGTCTTCGCACGTGATTTTTTATGCAAAAGGATTATCGTCTTCAGAATGAACATAATCATAATTTGAAAATTTACTGTACGCTTTTTGAAACAGCATTTTGGCCGTTCCACGAGCACCCGAACGATTCTTCTCAAGGATAATCTCAATTGGCCCGTCCTCATCTTGCTGACCGGCGCCGCTACCTTCACCATCATCCTCTTGACGATAATAATCTTCACGGTATAAGAAGCCAACGATATCCGCATCTTGTTCGATTGAACCAGAATCACGAATATCAGACAGCACTGGTCGTTTGTCTTGCCGTTGTTCTACGCCACGTGATAACTGAGCCAAAGCAATAATTGGCACTTGCAACTCCATTGCCATCTTCTTGATGTTTCGTGAAACCGACGAGACAGCCTGTTGCTGTGATTCATTCGTGGTTCCTTCAACCAATTGTAAGTAATCAATAATTACCAGTCCCAATTCACCTTCTTGCTTCTTTAAACGCCGCAATTTTGATCGAATTTCAGTTATTTTAATACCTGCCGTGTCATCAATATAGATTTTTGTCCCACTTAACGACGCCATCGCTACCGTCAACTTGCGCCACTCTTCATCTGTTAATGAACCAGTTCGCATATTTTGTGAATTAATATTCCCTTCAGATGCTAACATTCGATTCACTAACGATACAGCCGGCATTTCCAATGAAAAAATCACAACTGGTAATTTTTTATTTGCAACCGCAACCTTTTGGGCAACATTCAAAACAAAAGCAGTTTTTCCCACTGCTGGTCGTGCCGCAACAATAATCATTTCACCTGCGTGAAAGCCAGTGGTTAATTCATCCAATTCTCGAAAACCAGACGCAACACCCGTAACTTTTTCACTGGTACGAGAATTTCGTTCAATCTGCTCAAATGATTCATTCACAACCTGTGCAATTTCTTGAAAGTCCGCATCTCCAGTTTCAGTATCAATACTGTCTAACTCACCTGACATGCGCGCGATCAGGTCGCCCACCGGTTCCATATCAGTATAACCAGCTTCAGTTCCACCAGCTAACACATCTAACAATGCACGCCGTTGCGCCTTTTCTTTCACAATCGCTGCATATGTCGCTGCATTACTGGCAATTGGAACAACTAATCCTAATTCAGCCAGATAGCTTGCACCACCAGAATTTTCTAGCTGATTCATGCTATTCAGTTGATCTTGCAATACCAATGGATCAATTGGTCGGCCAGCATCATCGAGCGCCAGCATTGCTTGGTAAACTAATCGATTCCGTGTTTGAAAGAAATCATTGGGAGCGATAATGCTACTAACTGTCGACAAGGTATCAATTGGATCTGTACTAATTAAAATAGACCCTAAAACTGCTTGTTCAGCAAAACCATCTTGAGGGGCACTTTTAAAATCTACAAGTTCATCTGCCATATACTAACTTCCTATTGTTCTACCGTATGAATTCGAATGTTTGCTTCAACACCTTTATGAAGTTTAATCGTGATATTACGGTAACCTAATGCCCGAATCGGCTCTTTCATATCCATCTTGCGCTTATCGATTTTCAATCCCAATTGCTTTTCAGCAGCCTCAACGACTTGCTTTGATGAAATGGCACCAAACAACCGCCCATCGGAACCGGCCTTAGCTTTCAACTCAAGAACTGATTCTTCGGATTCTAATTGAGCCTTCAAGGCTTCTGCAGCAGCTAATTCAGCTGCTGCTTCACGGTCGGCTGCCTTTTTTTGGCCTTTCAATGCAGACACATTCGCATTCGTTGCTGGTTCAGCTTTTTTATTTTTAATTAAAAAATTATTGGCATACCCATCAGGTACATCTTTCACTTCGCCTTTTTTACCACGGCCTTTAACGTCTTCTAAAAAAATAACTTTCATTTTAATTCTCCCATTCAACTACATCTCTTCATCTGATTGCAACAATGTCTGCAATTTAGCCCCAGCTTCTTGTGTTGTCACATCCGTAATTTGGGTCGCTGCATTGCTTAAATGACCGCCACCACCTAATTGTTCCATCAGCGTTTGGACGTTTTTTGTACCATTCGAACGTGCTGAAATTCCAATTGTCTTGTCGTCACGGCGCGCAATCACAAACGACCGTTCGATACCAACGATTTGTAATAATGAATCAGCGGCCTGTGCTACAGAGACCGAATCGTAGAGACGGTCATCTTCAGCAACAACCAAGGCATAATCATCAATAATCGTTGCTTGATCAATCAAATGTGCGCGTTGACGATAATCTTCGACTGAATCTTTCATCAAATTTTGAATTAACTTACCATCAGCACCAATAGAACGCAAATAACTTGCTGCATCAAAAGTGCGTGTGCCAGCGCGCAAAGTAAATGATTTAGTATCTAATTGAATGCCAGCAAGCAACGCGGTGGCTTCAATCCGTGCCAATCCTTTAATCGCCCGTGGTTGATATTCAAATAACTCAGTTACCAATTCTGCCGTTGATGACGCATAAGATTCAATATAAACCAAAACTGCCTTATCCGGGAACTCTTCTCCCCGTCGATGATGATCAATAATCACTAGACGATCTTGAAGGCGGTCATAAACGCTATGGCTTTCAGTAATTGAGCGTTTTGAATGATCAACCATGATTAATAAGGAATTCTCGGTAGCTTTACTTAGCACCTCGGCGGGACTGATAATCGCATCAGATGTTTGTGCATCAGCGGCCAATTCAGAATACAGCAGTTGCATATCTGTATGTGCATTTTCTTTTGGTTCAACCACAACCCAAGCTGGTTTATTTGCCATTTTGGCTAATCGACGGACACCCAAAGCAGCACCCATTGAATCCATGTCGGCATGGTTATGACCCATAACAAAGATTTGATCTGCAGACGCCATCAATTCCATCAACGCCTGTGAAATAACTCGGGCCCGCACACGCGTCCGCTTAGCCATCGGATTGGTTGTCCCACCATAGAATCTTGCATCCTTATTTGGTGATTTCACGACGACCTGATCCCCACCTCGGCCAAGGGCCAAGTCAAGTTGTGTCTGCGCTGAAGCAGCCATGACATTGACATCTTTTTCGTGATAGGCAATCCCTATACTCAACGTAATAGGCGTATTTTGATTAGAAGTTGTCTCCCGAATCGTATTCAAGATACTAAATTTATCTTGCTCCGCTTTTCTTAAAGCCTCACGATAACCGATAATCATATACTTATCAACGGCCAAACGCCGCAAATAAATATCGTAACGGCCCATCCAATCTGTCAACGCGGTCGTTACAAATGATCGCAATGCTGAAGAATCCGAATCATTTAATCGTTCTGATATTTCGTCATAATTATCCAATGACACCATACCAATAAATAATCGTTCATTTTCATAACGCGTTTCAATCTCTGTCGACTTTGTGGCATCCAATAGATAAACGGCACGTAATTCAGGTTGTACTTTCACATCAAAAATACGTCCTAACCATTCTAAACGCGAACTTTGTTTTTTCTCAGGATCCCAATGACGAACAATATTAGCTAACACTTCGTCAGCTGCGCTTAATTGGCTTTCAACCAATGACTCAGTACCAATAAAATGCTGCAAGTATGGATTAATCCAGTCAATTTCAAAATTCTCATTGAACAAGATGACCCCTAAAGGCATCTGAACAATCGCCTCTTGTTCACCTCGATTCACCCGATATGACAAGCTTGCGATGTATTTTTGAGTATCTTTACCAATTTTTTGTAGCGTATTAAACACAAAAAAGAGCGCACAAAGAATAATAATCACCCAAAGTACACCAATTACCCAGCTTGACATAAAGGCTAAAACAGTTCCTATGACAGCCATTATCGTCACCCAAGCTGCCAATAGAAGTAATCGCTTGTTCTGAAAAAAATCTGGAAGTGATCGAAATACACTCATGTGTTTCATCATCAGTTTCCCTTTCATTTTTAGTGTCCTTGTTATTATACCACGCTTAGCATTGGGACACAGCCGACGTAAAAAGATTCACGTCTACTGACACATATTTAAGAAAAAGCCATTCATTTGAACGTATCAAACGAATGGCCTTTTTTGACAATATTTCTTCCCCGTAATGATTTTTAAAGTGCAAATCTCAATCTACAAGTAAACCAATCTCACGTGCACGTTCTTGGTACATTGGCACTTCATCGACTGAAGCCCAGACAAAATGACCCGGAACAATTTCAACCATTGATCGTTCACTCCCGTTGATTTCCATCTCAGGATCATATTCAATCGGTTGACGTGCTAACTCAACATCGGGATCAGGAACCGGAATAGCACTCAATAATGACCGCGTATAATCATGCAGCGGTTGGTTGTAAACCTGTTCAGCAGGCCCAATTTCCAACATTTTCCCCCAATGCATGACCCCAATTCGATCGGAGATGTACTTAACCATTGACAAATCATGCGCAATGAATAAATACGTCAATCCACGCTCTTTTTGTAGTTTCTTCAATAGGTTCACAACTTGCGCTTGAATTGATACGTCTAATGCTGAAATGGGTTCATCGGCAATAATAAACTTTGGATTCACAGCTAAGGCCCGTGCAATCCCAATTCGTTGGCGTTGACCACCAGAGAACTCATGCGGATAACGCGAACTATGATCTTTATTTAGCCCAACAACTTCTAATAGTTGTTCAACTTTTTCAACCCTGTCAGCTTCATTTTCAGCTAAGCCGTTCACATCAATGCCTTCGGCAATGATATCTTTAACTTTCATCCGCATATTCAGTGATGCTTGAGGATCTTGAAAAATCATTTGAACGGCTTGCCTAAATCGTTTTAAATCTGATTTCTTTTTAATGTCTTGCAATCTTTGACCAGCAAAATCAATTTCACCACCGGCTGGTTCATACAATTTCATAATTGTCCGACCAATCGTCGTCTTACCAGATCCTGATTCACCAACCAATCCAAACGTTTCACCCTCATAGATATCAAAGCTCGCATCTAAAACTGCCTGTGTTTCATTACGCTTGCCACGATTAAAAATGATATCCAGATTTTTTATTTCAACTAATTTTTTCTTTTCATCCGTCATCATTAATTATCCTCCGTTGCAAGAATAGCAGACACGTCAACGGCCACCGCCTTATTTCGATCTGCTTCTGGATGTTTTTCTTGATAACGTGCCCACCGGTTAACAATTTCAACTGGTGGTTGGACTTCTGGTGCACGTTCATCTAGTAACCAAGTCGCTGCAAAATGTGTTGGCGATAATTTGAAATATGGTGGGCGTTCTTTCGTATCGGCCGCAAGCGCATAACGATTACGAGCCGCAAATGCATCACCCTGCGGTGGATCCAGTAAATCAGGTGGTGTGCCTGGAATCGCTTCTAGCTCACCTTTTTCGGTTTCCACAGTCGGCATAGAATTTAATAATCCCCATGTATATGGATGTTGGGGGAAATTAAATACTTCATCTGTGGTTCCAATTTCCACAATTTGGCCAGCGTACATCACAGCCACCCGATCAGCCATCCCAGCCACAACCCCAAGTCATGCGTAATAAATATAATTGACGATTGAATTTCTGCCTGCAACTTCTTCATGAGCTGTAAAATTTGAGCTTGAATTGTCACATCAAGTGCGGTTGTTGGTTCATCAGCAATCAACACCTCAGGATTGTTAATCAATGCAATCGCAATAACAATTCGTTGGCGCATCCCGCCTGAAAATTGATGTGGGTAGTCATTAATATGTGCCTCAGCATTCGGAATGCCCACTAATTTCATCATGTCGAGCGCTTTTTGCCAAGCCGATTTTTTCGATAGTTTTTGATGTTTAATCAATGGCTCAGCAATTTGTTGTCCAATTTTCATCGTTGGATCTAATGACGTCATCGGATCTTGAAAAATCATTGCAATTTCATGGCCACGCAATTGAGTCATATCATCTTCTGACTTGCCAATGATTTCTTCACCCTTAAACTTGATTGAGCCCGATACAATTTCTGCATTGTTGGCTAACAATCCCATCAAAGACCGCGTTGTTACCGATTTTCCTGAACCAGACTCACCGACAATCGCCAACGTTTCACCTTTATACAAATCAAATGAAATGTTACGAATAGCCTGAACTGATCCAGCGTAAGTTTTAAAATTAATTTTAAGGTCTGCAACCTCAAGTATTTTATCTGCCATTTATTCAATCCCCGCGTTTAATCTTTTGTCCGAGGATCGAATGCGTCACGCAAGCCATCCCCTAATAAATTGAAGGCAATCATAATGACCGACAAAATAATTGCCGGAATAATCAATTGATAAGGATAGAATTGAAATGCTTTTTGTCCATCATTCATCAATGTTCCAAGTGATGCCATTGGGACTGGAATTCCCAGTCCAATAAATGAAAGCAGGGCTTCAAAGAATATTGCTGATGGAATCGTAAACATAAGGTTAACAATAATCGTCGAACTTAGGTTAGGCACTAAATGTTTAGTGCCAATCTTAAATGCAGATTCGCCTAATGTTCGTGCAGCTAATATATAGTCCTGTTCTTTAATGGTTAGGACTTGTGCTCGAATCAATCTCGCCATAGTTACCCATGAAGTCAATGCAATCCCCAAAGCAATCGAAAACATACCTGGTTTCATAATTAAGATCAATAAGACAAAGACCACCAAATTCGGGATTGATGAAATCACTTCAACAATCCGTTGCATAATTGTATCCGTGCGACCACCACGCCAGCCAGAGACAATCCCATAGGTCACACCAAAGAAAATATCCATCATTGCCGCAAAAAGTGCGACTTCAAGGGAAATGCGCGTACCATACAAGACTCGCTTAAAGATGTCTCGACCAAATTGATCAGTACCAAAGAAATAACTTTTTTTAACCCCAGCTGTTTTATAAAGGTCTTCACCGTCTTTTTTGCCATCTAGGCCAGGAATTGGCAAAGCACCTAATTTAGGTGGCAAATTTTGCAAAGCCACATCTTGTCTTGCAACATCTTTTTGGGTGGCAAAAGGCATTGATCCAAAGGCAACAACGAAGATCGCTAAAATAATCCAAAATGATACAAAAGCACCTTTATTTTTTTTCAAACGGCGCCAAGCATCTTGTGCAAAAGTTAAAGATGGTTTTGAAATGTATTCAGCATCAGCATGTTGGTCAGCAGGCGTAAACTCAAAGTCAGCCACTGTTAGTTGTATTTTATTATCCATTTGACAGGGCTCCTTTCTATGACAAGCGGATGCGTGGATCAATCAATCCATACAAAATATCAGTGATTAGCAAAACTACCATCAACATCATGGCATACACAATCGTGGTTCCCATAATAATCTGATAATCATTCGTTAAAATTGATGAAACGAACTGTTGACCAATACCAGGAATTGAAAAAATTTGCTCAATCACGATTGAACCAGTCATCAAGTTAACTGCCATTGGTCCAATCAAGGTCACTAGTGGAATCAGTGAATTTCGCATGGCATGTTTCCAAACCACCTCGCGCTTTGACAGCCCTTTCGCACGGGCTAATTCAATATAATCTGACCCCATAACGTCAACCATTTCAGTTCGAATGAAGCGTGCTGAGATGGCTAAAGGCGACATTCCTAAGGCGATGGTTGGTAGAATTGTCGCTGTAAAACCTTGCCAACCAGCAATTGGCAACCATTTTAACTGTAGACCAACGTAATATTGTAAGAGTGCAGCAAAGACGAAAGATGGTACCGAAATACCTAGCACGGCTAATACTGATAACGCCGTATCTGTTTTTGTATTTCGACGAACCGCAGCTGCTGAGCCCAATCCGACTCCGGCGACTACCCCAAATATAAGTGCTTGAATCCCAAGTTGAGCCGATGGGCCAAGACGTTGCGCGATTAAGGTTGCCACCTGTTGATTAGCGTATTGAAATGAAACGCCAAAATTAAAATGAAGCGCATTCCAAAGATAATTGACATATTGCACCATCAGCGGCTGATTAAGCCCATATTGGCCTTCAATCATCTTTCGTTGAGAAGCTGATAGACGTTCAGCATTAGCAAGCGGTGAACCTGGCATCAACTTCATCAAAAAGAACGTTGCAGTAATGATTATGACTAACGTTACAGCAATAATCGCTATTCGTTTTAAAATATATTTGATCATGTGTCATGATCCTTTCTAATTTTTATCCCCAGTGTTTAACATGAGCTATCACTGAATATGAGACAAACCAGATCAAATCACATTGCATTTATGAGGTTTGTCTAATATTCATTAGAATGTTATTAATTTTAACATAGTTTTATATCTGTTTCTACATAATTTTAGATTCAAAGACACGACCTACTTTTATTATTTTTTATCATTATATTCTTCAAAGTTTCATCAGATGTACTAGTATTTTACCCCTGATTCATTGACCAATAAAAAAAGTGACAAAATGTCACCTTAATTACTAGCCGTTAAATTACACTATTTTTTGTACGCATATTTGAATTCAACTGGGTTTCCAGCGGCATTCAATACAAGTTTCTTAATTTTTTGATTCTTCAAATATGGTGTTGCACGATAATAAAGTGGAATCGAACCAAGCTTTTGCTCAATGATCTTCTCAGCAACAGCATAGTCTTTCAAACGTGCTTTTGCATTAGCTGCATCTACAGTTTGTGCCTTTTTAACAGCTGTATCATAGGCACTGTTTGACCAACCACCATAGTTATAAGTTGCATTTGTTGTGTACAGGTCAAGGAATGATGATGGATCACTATAATCGGCCATCCAAGTAAAGACAACCACATCAAAGTTCTTAGCCGTCTGTAAAGCTAGACGTTGCTTTTTGGGTACCGTTTTAATTTCAACCTTCAACCCCTTGAGATGATCTTCTAATTCTGATTGAACAAATTGTACAGCTCGCTTTGATGCATCATCATCATCAGTCAAAATGGTAAATGACAAATTTTTCTTACCAACTTCCTTCAACCCTTGACTCCAAAGCTTAGCAGCTTTTTTTGCATCATAACTAATGGCTCCCTTGCTGACTGAATCCGTTGCAAAGTCTTTGCCATTAGCAGCCTTTGCAAAATGAGTCGGTGTGATGGTTGTTGCTGCCACTGCTGAACCATTCATAATCTTTTCGGCCAATGTTTTGCGATCAATGGCGCTTGAAATAGCCTGACGAAGCTTAATATTTTTAAACTCAGGCACCTTCACTTCATTAAGTGTCAAAGCATTTGAAGCACCTAATGAACTAACACCATATTCTTTTGACGACTTTGATGCTTTAACTTGATCCGGCGACAATCTTGTAAAATCAACTTTCCCACCCTTGAACAAATTATAACCAGTATTTTGGTCCTTAATGATTTGTGTTGTAATCTTAGGTGTTTTCACAGCTTTGGCATCCCAATAATCAGGATTTTTTACAAAACTATATTTTTGATTTGAACCATTCCAGTCTTTAACGATATAAGGACCAGATGACAAAAAGTCATTTGCAGTTGTACCATATTTAGAACCTACTTTTTCTTCAAATGCTTTTGATTGTGGGAAGAAAGCAGGCATTGTAAGCAAAGCCTCAAAGACAGCTAATGGTCGCTCTAACTCAATTTCAAGCGTTGTATCATTAACCGCCTTAATCCCTAATTCGTCCAAATTAGTCACTTCACCTTTTTGAATCGCGTCTGCATTCTTCACACCAGACATCAAATATGCATACTCAGAGGCTGTTTTAGGATCATTTGTTCGCTGCCAACCATAGACGAAGTCATTAGCTGTTAGCTTCGATCCATCAGACCATTTTAAATTTGGCCGGAGGGTCACGGTATATTTAAGCCCATCTGCAGATTTTTTAACGCTTTTCGCAGCATCCAAAACCGGCTGTCCATCTTTTGTTGCGTACAATCCCACCGTCGATGATGATAGCGCAGTAATCGATGTCGAGTCAGTTGCTAAAGATGGATCCAACGTTTGCAAATCCGATATTTCTGTCCAGTTAATGGTTTGATAGCTCGCTGCTGAAATCATACCGGTACCAGCACTCGCGAGAATCACCCCGCTTGAAATTAACGTCGTGAGCTTAATCCATTTATTCATACAATTACGCCTCCGTCAGCTTGCAATATTTAATAATTTCTACTCGATTACAATATCAAGCCACACGTTCGTTGTCAACATAATTCGTTCATTTTTCTTATTTTATTTTAATATAAGTATTTAAAATGCTTATTTTTGGTATATTCAACCAACAACTTAACACAAAAAAACCACAAAATTGTGGTTTTAAAAATACTGATGCGTATCTGACATTATTTTTTGTATGCATACTTCCAGTCATACGGTGAACCAATTGAACTGGTAATAACGCCCTTTACTGATGAACGGAACAATGTCGCATACGAACGGTAATAAAGCGGTGCAACCCCAGCTTCCTTTTCAATTACTTGCTCAGCCTCCTTCAAATCGGCATAGCGAGCAGAAGGATTCAAAATATCTGCGCCTTGTGCTTTAGCAACGGCAGTATCATAGGCATCATTCTTCCATGAACCATTATTAAATGATGTCCCCGCAGTATACAAGTCAAGGAATGAAATTGGGTCTGCATAATCGGCGCCCCATGCTGAAATCACAACGTCAAACTTCTTTGTTGATGACAAATTCAAACGTTGCTTGAATGGCACCGTTTTAACTGAGACTTTTGATCCCTTCAAGTTCTTTTCAACTTGTGATTGTAAGAACTGAGCTGTTTTCTTTGCCCCATCTGTATCATCAGTCAAAATTGAGAAATCAATCTTATCCTTCCCAATTTCTTTCAATCCCTCTTGATACAACTGACCTGCTTTCTTCGCATCATACGTGATAGCACCCTTTACTGACGCAGACTTGGCAAAGTCTTCACCGGTATTTGGATCCTTCGCCAAGTTAGCAGAAGTAAAGGACGTAGCTGGTGTAGCCGTCCCCGTCAAAATCTTCTTTGCCATTTGCTGGCGATCAATCGCATATGAAATTGCCTGACGAATCTTCACATTAGCAAATTCGACCTTTTGTTGGTTAAATTCAAGATAGAAGGTCGTCGCTTGTGGAATCACTCGATAGTCTTTCTTCTTTTTTGAGGCATTCACTTGATCAGCACTCAAATTTGTGAAGTCGATCTTACCTGACTTATATAAATTATAGCCAGTATTTTGATCTTTAATTGTTTGAACAACAATTTTAGGCGACTTAACTACCTTCGCATCATAGTATTTCGTATTTTTAACAAAACTGTATTTATTATTCGATCCAGTCCAGTCCTTTAAGATAAATGGTCCTGATGCCAAAGTATATTTAGCCGCAGTACCGTACTTCTTACCGGCCTTTTCAACAAACTTTTCATTTTGTGGATAGAATGGTGCCATTGTCAAAACGGCTGCCAATTGTGGCATCGGCTTATCCAATGTGACTTCCAGGGTGGTATCGTCAATCGCTTTTACCCCTAATGAATTCAAATCTGTATTCTTACCATTTTGAATGTCATCAGCATTCTTAATCCCTGAGAACAGGTAAGCGTATTGTGAAGCAGTTTTGGGGTTATTCGTACGTTGCCAACCATAAACAAAATCTTGCGCAGTCAAAGCGTCCCCATTAGACCACTTTAACCCGCTTCGCAAATGAAATGTGTACTTCAATCCATCGTCTGATTTATCGACAGACTTCGCCAATGCTAGCGCAGGCTTTTGTTGCTTATCATTTCGATAGAGTCCTTCGCCAGTTGCCTGTAACGCATCAAACGATACCACATCTGTTACCGCTGATGAATCCATCGTCCCTAGGTCAGCGGATTCTGTCCAGTTGATTGTTTGA from Weissella diestrammenae includes:
- a CDS encoding serine hydrolase domain-containing protein, with product MSSKKARRYRRFCILVGVIMVAIVSILGLGQLQRQKQAKKVVQNQKAQHVKQPHKQISSKYQSIKSVPGIPPTDALGQKIKTTLTSINYSGTALIVKNGRPIFHQAYGYADQDQKKLNTTDSLFQIASVMKNMTAILVMNEVRAGRLSLNQHIDVFYPQLPRASQITVLQLLNMSTGYRQTNSATTSMSADDYINYDVNHVLDDGYTSWKYRAINYSILVGIIQKTSGKSYQTLFNDYFIKKHHYQFKDYQAFLASDARTHGYDAKDNHVYADSALMFEREVGTGNLALTDSQFYRYLVDEMTGQLIQPDLFKQMLQPAAGSDFSGGLYWQRFANRYYLHGNIMGYEPTVYTSYDAKNMVILLSNHNSDSSNAPIPRLNQKTAETIYQMIQ
- the dnaB gene encoding replicative DNA helicase, whose product is MADELVDFKSAPQDGFAEQAVLGSILISTDPIDTLSTVSSIIAPNDFFQTRNRLVYQAMLALDDAGRPIDPLVLQDQLNSMNQLENSGGASYLAELGLVVPIASNAATYAAIVKEKAQRRALLDVLAGGTEAGYTDMEPVGDLIARMSGELDSIDTETGDADFQEIAQVVNESFEQIERNSRTSEKVTGVASGFRELDELTTGFHAGEMIIVAARPAVGKTAFVLNVAQKVAVANKKLPVVIFSLEMPAVSLVNRMLASEGNINSQNMRTGSLTDEEWRKLTVAMASLSGTKIYIDDTAGIKITEIRSKLRRLKKQEGELGLVIIDYLQLVEGTTNESQQQAVSSVSRNIKKMAMELQVPIIALAQLSRGVEQRQDKRPVLSDIRDSGSIEQDADIVGFLYREDYYRQEDDGEGSGAGQQDEDGPIEIILEKNRSGARGTAKMLFQKAYSKFSNYDYVHSEDDNPFA
- the rplI gene encoding 50S ribosomal protein L9, whose protein sequence is MKVIFLEDVKGRGKKGEVKDVPDGYANNFLIKNKKAEPATNANVSALKGQKKAADREAAAELAAAEALKAQLESEESVLELKAKAGSDGRLFGAISSKQVVEAAEKQLGLKIDKRKMDMKEPIRALGYRNITIKLHKGVEANIRIHTVEQ
- a CDS encoding DHH family phosphoesterase, whose protein sequence is MKHMSVFRSLPDFFQNKRLLLLAAWVTIMAVIGTVLAFMSSWVIGVLWVIIILCALFFVFNTLQKIGKDTQKYIASLSYRVNRGEQEAIVQMPLGVILFNENFEIDWINPYLQHFIGTESLVESQLSAADEVLANIVRHWDPEKKQSSRLEWLGRIFDVKVQPELRAVYLLDATKSTEIETRYENERLFIGMVSLDNYDEISERLNDSDSSALRSFVTTALTDWMGRYDIYLRRLAVDKYMIIGYREALRKAEQDKFSILNTIRETTSNQNTPITLSIGIAYHEKDVNVMAASAQTQLDLALGRGGDQVVVKSPNKDARFYGGTTNPMAKRTRVRARVISQALMELMASADQIFVMGHNHADMDSMGAALGVRRLAKMANKPAWVVVEPKENAHTDMQLLYSELAADAQTSDAIISPAEVLSKATENSLLIMVDHSKRSITESHSVYDRLQDRLVIIDHHRRGEEFPDKAVLVYIESYASSTAELVTELFEYQPRAIKGLARIEATALLAGIQLDTKSFTLRAGTRTFDAASYLRSIGADGKLIQNLMKDSVEDYRQRAHLIDQATIIDDYALVVAEDDRLYDSVSVAQAADSLLQIVGIERSFVIARRDDKTIGISARSNGTKNVQTLMEQLGGGGHLSNAATQITDVTTQEAGAKLQTLLQSDEEM
- a CDS encoding ABC transporter ATP-binding protein, whose translation is MTDEKKKLVEIKNLDIIFNRGKRNETQAVLDASFDIYEGETFGLVGESGSGKTTIGRTIMKLYEPAGGEIDFAGQRLQDIKKKSDLKRFRQAVQMIFQDPQASLNMRMKVKDIIAEGIDVNGLAENEADRVEKVEQLLEVVGLNKDHSSRYPHEFSGGQRQRIGIARALAVNPKFIIADEPISALDVSIQAQVVNLLKKLQKERGLTYLFIAHDLSMVKYISDRIGVMHWGKMLEIGPAEQVYNQPLHDYTRSLLSAIPVPDPDVELARQPIEYDPEMEINGSERSMVEIVPGHFVWASVDEVPMYQERAREIGLLVD
- a CDS encoding ABC transporter permease; this encodes MDNKIQLTVADFEFTPADQHADAEYISKPSLTFAQDAWRRLKKNKGAFVSFWIILAIFVVAFGSMPFATQKDVARQDVALQNLPPKLGALPIPGLDGKKDGEDLYKTAGVKKSYFFGTDQFGRDIFKRVLYGTRISLEVALFAAMMDIFFGVTYGIVSGWRGGRTDTIMQRIVEVISSIPNLVVFVLLILIMKPGMFSIALGIALTSWVTMARLIRAQVLTIKEQDYILAARTLGESAFKIGTKHLVPNLSSTIIVNLMFTIPSAIFFEALLSFIGLGIPVPMASLGTLMNDGQKAFQFYPYQLIIPAIILSVIMIAFNLLGDGLRDAFDPRTKD